Proteins encoded in a region of the Candidatus Obscuribacter sp. genome:
- a CDS encoding S8 family serine peptidase, translating to MTEDHRPLNLNPPTTKHRAALPKSPPRFAELLPEQKKVGEQVRNKLKPLTKRFYQLSSEQKKAVFLKITHNEMRIDLSGTGLRVFADGDTVTLATVKEGNLDKLLKKLNEFENSQPERGHLKNEALFFPITDLAEGDPLDRLSAEMFENYHTLIEEDSLLYEIELMTDGDGQNKKQQETLRDLLLEKLQATITINGTIFEHETVGPFIRVMLRTSGKVFQKFVEEPAWRTKIIRFEYAPDFETFHTIVTDFSVGKVQVKGPDKSAATICVVDSGVTENNQFLKPVVRSHLSKSFVKDNSNPSDEYNHGSGVASLAAFQDINISRGAVNEAGSWIASARILDANNHIEGRLLSAVLRDVVEEYVKHGIRIFNLSVCVKNKPWNEPSRRAAKRSSWVARQIDKLSKEFDVVFVISAGNLTLNAVTDFMRNQGALYPTYFQSEDCKILDPSQASLAITVGSIVGSTTVVAGNSTPIAGRNLPSPFTRVGPGLVGEIKPELVEIGGNYACSGTGNVTTNYGLDLTVANNKITPAIHHGSGTSYAAARVSFKLAKILCDLSVATSESYISAPLLRAFLVNSASIKRTNSKDDEITQFAASFSSVGSLARILGYGTPDQTKAVFGDAYTVTCYFQGDLSVDDVAFFRIPVPVELKNSTGDKLMHITVAFAPDVHQSGLKDYLGSRLKWRLFRGDSTESDILNVMSKVDESSFSEESALDDEIDLLLEGEDDSETDSNVKELKKSRFGIQARSKGTVQHDVFKWTQHKEHYSKNDYILAVSLYKGGVQNKCRSQLLLGLKIHRILFPSIQRYVQDCLLPKLELRHSF from the coding sequence ATGACTGAGGACCACCGTCCCCTTAATCTAAATCCACCCACTACTAAGCATAGGGCTGCGCTGCCAAAGTCTCCCCCTCGTTTTGCAGAACTGTTGCCGGAGCAGAAAAAAGTTGGTGAGCAAGTAAGAAATAAGCTGAAACCACTAACGAAGCGATTCTATCAGCTTTCATCCGAGCAAAAGAAAGCAGTATTTCTAAAGATCACTCATAACGAAATGAGGATCGACTTGTCTGGAACCGGACTGCGAGTGTTTGCTGATGGCGATACGGTAACATTGGCGACTGTAAAAGAAGGAAATCTCGACAAACTTTTGAAAAAGCTCAATGAGTTTGAGAATTCTCAACCAGAGAGAGGGCATCTCAAGAATGAGGCTTTGTTTTTTCCAATCACAGATTTGGCTGAAGGTGATCCGTTGGATAGACTCAGCGCTGAAATGTTTGAAAATTACCACACACTCATCGAAGAAGATTCACTCCTTTACGAGATCGAGCTAATGACTGATGGTGATGGTCAGAATAAAAAGCAACAAGAGACACTCAGAGATCTGCTGCTAGAAAAGCTCCAAGCAACAATAACAATCAATGGAACTATTTTTGAACATGAGACTGTTGGACCTTTCATAAGAGTCATGCTTCGGACAAGTGGCAAGGTATTTCAAAAATTTGTGGAAGAGCCTGCCTGGCGAACCAAAATTATCCGGTTTGAATACGCTCCGGATTTTGAAACGTTTCATACAATAGTCACCGACTTCTCTGTGGGTAAGGTCCAAGTCAAAGGCCCGGATAAATCCGCTGCTACCATTTGCGTAGTTGATTCTGGTGTTACTGAGAATAATCAGTTTTTGAAACCCGTGGTACGAAGCCATTTATCAAAATCTTTTGTGAAGGATAACAGCAATCCATCTGATGAATACAATCATGGATCTGGAGTTGCATCTTTAGCAGCTTTTCAGGACATTAATATTAGTCGTGGTGCTGTTAATGAGGCTGGAAGTTGGATTGCTAGTGCGAGAATACTGGATGCAAATAACCACATTGAAGGAAGGCTGCTGTCCGCTGTATTGAGAGATGTTGTTGAAGAGTATGTCAAACACGGTATTAGAATTTTCAATTTATCTGTTTGCGTCAAAAACAAACCATGGAATGAACCTAGTAGGAGAGCTGCAAAAAGAAGTTCATGGGTCGCAAGACAGATTGATAAGCTATCCAAAGAGTTTGATGTGGTTTTCGTAATCAGCGCTGGCAATCTAACACTGAATGCAGTGACAGATTTTATGAGAAACCAAGGTGCACTCTATCCGACGTATTTTCAAAGTGAAGATTGCAAGATTTTGGATCCATCACAAGCGTCATTAGCGATCACAGTCGGGTCCATAGTTGGCTCAACTACAGTTGTTGCCGGAAATTCTACTCCAATTGCTGGTCGAAATCTTCCATCTCCTTTTACTAGAGTAGGTCCTGGACTCGTTGGGGAGATAAAGCCAGAACTTGTAGAAATTGGCGGCAATTATGCATGTTCCGGTACCGGAAATGTAACGACAAATTATGGTCTGGATCTGACTGTGGCGAATAATAAGATAACCCCTGCAATACACCACGGTTCTGGCACAAGTTACGCGGCAGCTCGAGTAAGTTTCAAGCTTGCGAAGATACTATGCGATTTGAGTGTGGCAACAAGTGAAAGTTATATTAGCGCTCCGCTACTTAGGGCCTTCCTAGTTAACTCAGCTAGCATTAAGAGAACAAATTCAAAAGATGATGAGATTACGCAATTTGCAGCTTCATTTTCATCGGTAGGCTCTCTTGCGCGGATCCTTGGGTATGGCACACCAGATCAAACTAAGGCCGTGTTTGGAGATGCTTATACCGTTACCTGCTATTTTCAGGGCGACCTTTCAGTTGACGACGTGGCGTTTTTCAGAATACCTGTACCTGTGGAACTCAAGAATTCAACAGGAGACAAGCTCATGCATATAACAGTTGCATTCGCTCCCGATGTTCACCAAAGTGGACTGAAGGATTATCTTGGAAGCCGATTGAAGTGGCGATTGTTTCGTGGTGACAGCACAGAATCAGACATTCTGAATGTTATGTCAAAAGTGGATGAATCCAGCTTTTCCGAAGAGTCTGCTTTAGATGACGAGATAGACCTATTGCTTGAAGGTGAAGATGATAGCGAAACTGATAGCAATGTTAAAGAGCTTAAGAAATCCAGATTCGGAATCCAAGCGAGATCGAAGGGCACGGTTCAACATGATGTCTTTAAGTGGACGCAGCACAAGGAGCACTATAGCAAGAATGACTATATTCTTGCTGTTTCTCTTTATAAAGGTGGAGTTCAAAACAAGTGCCGTTCGCAGTTGTTGTTAGGATTGAAGATACATCGAATACTGTTCCCATCTATTCAAAGGTACGTGCAAGATTGCTTGCTACCCAAGTTAGAGCTAAGACATAGTTTTTAA
- a CDS encoding AAA family ATPase produces the protein MATGEQVKKLLAAHRDHDDATFFRVAQSIIADETAANHHILARELKKALGDQKKSGDLVVLPTGKDRVSLLNVRRSEISRDRLVLTSRTSKKIERVLLEHKSVLRLAKHGYQPKRKLLFWGPPGCGKTLTAHFLAHELGLEIGTVRLSSLISSYLGDTATHLESVFEIANKSPMVLLIDEVDAVGKTRDDPNDVGELKRVVNTLLQAMDNFVGNQSILIAATNHEYVLDAALWRRFDDAIEFPLPEEVEIYADLKRLLSGIEFEASLKSIVPMLISLSFAEIERITTEAVKTMILEHRDFLTYEDIAGQLEQLKRHSVIDTERKQDS, from the coding sequence ATGGCTACTGGCGAACAGGTAAAGAAGTTGCTAGCGGCTCACAGAGATCACGATGACGCGACCTTTTTCCGAGTTGCTCAATCAATTATTGCCGATGAAACCGCGGCTAATCATCACATATTGGCTCGTGAGCTAAAGAAAGCACTAGGCGACCAGAAAAAATCTGGGGACCTCGTTGTGTTGCCGACTGGTAAGGATCGAGTTTCACTTTTGAACGTGCGCCGAAGTGAAATTTCGCGAGACAGATTAGTTTTAACGAGTCGTACTAGCAAGAAAATTGAGCGAGTTTTGCTAGAGCATAAGAGTGTCCTGAGACTGGCCAAACATGGCTATCAACCAAAGAGAAAGTTGCTCTTTTGGGGACCACCAGGATGTGGCAAGACATTAACGGCTCACTTTCTGGCTCATGAGCTTGGGTTGGAAATTGGTACAGTGCGCTTGAGTTCACTTATATCCAGCTATTTAGGTGATACGGCTACTCATTTGGAAAGTGTATTTGAAATTGCAAATAAATCGCCCATGGTGCTTTTAATTGATGAAGTTGATGCAGTGGGCAAGACGAGAGATGATCCAAATGATGTTGGGGAACTGAAGAGAGTCGTGAACACTTTATTGCAGGCAATGGATAATTTTGTCGGCAACCAAAGTATTTTAATTGCTGCAACGAACCATGAATATGTTCTAGACGCCGCCCTCTGGAGAAGATTCGATGATGCAATAGAATTCCCACTTCCGGAAGAAGTAGAAATCTATGCGGATCTAAAAAGACTTCTCAGTGGAATCGAGTTTGAGGCTTCGCTTAAAAGCATTGTACCTATGTTGATATCGTTGTCCTTTGCAGAGATAGAGCGAATTACAACTGAAGCAGTTAAAACTATGATTTTGGAACATCGAGACTTTCTGACGTATGAGGATATCGCAGGTCAGCTTGAGCAATTAAAACGACACTCTGTAATTGACACCGAAAGGAAGCAGGATTCATGA